The Thiohalophilus sp. genome segment GCAGGAAGGTGCCGTGGTCAAGGGCGTAGTCAAAAACCTGACCGATTACGGCGCGTTTGTCGATCTCGGCGGCGTTGACGGTCTGTTGCATATCACCGACATGGCCTGGAAGCGCGTCAAGCATCCGAGCGAAATCGTGCAGGTCGGTGACGAGATCGAAGTCAAGGTCCTCAAGTTCGACCGCGAACGCATGCGCGTGTCCCTCGGCCTCAAGCAGATGGGCGACGATCCGTGGGTCGATATCTCCCGCCGCTATCCCGAAGGCACCCGCCTGTTTGGCAAGGTGACCAACATCGCCGATTACGGCTGCTTCGTGGAGCTCGAAGAAGGCGTGGAAGGTCTGGTACACGTGTCCGAAATGGACTGGACCAACAAGAACATTCATCCGAGCAAGGTTGTCCAGCTGGGTGATGAAGTGGAAGTCATGGTGCTGGATATCGACGAAGAGCGTCGTCGTATCTCCCTGGGCATGAAGCAGTGCCAGGAAAATCCCTGGGAAGCTTTCGCCGCCGAGCACAACAAGAACGACAAGGTCAGCGGCACCATCAAGTCCATTACCGATTTTGGTATCTTTATCGGTCTGGACGGCGGTATCGACGGCCTGGTGCATCTGTCCGACATCTCCTGGAACGTGCCCGGCGAAGAAGCCGTGCGCAACTACAAGAAGGGCGACGAAATCGAAGCCGTTGTTCTCTCCGTGGACCCGGAACGCGAGCGCATCTCCCTGGGCGTCAAACAGATGGACAAGGATCCCTTCTCCAACTTCCTGGCGGAAAATGCCAAGGGCAGCGTGGTCAAGGGCACCATCACCGAAGTGGATCCCAAGGGCGCCACGATTGATCTGGGTGACGGCATCGAAGGTTACCTGCGGGCCTCGGAAATCTCCCAGGATCGTGTTGAAGACGCGCGCAGCGTCCTCAAGGAAGGCGAAACCGTCGAAGCCAAGTTCACCGGCGTGGATCGCAAGAACCGCCAGATTTCCCTGTCGATTAAAGCCATTGACTCGGATGCCGAAAAAGCCGCTATGAAGGACTACAGCGGCAGCACTGGCGCCACCACGACCCTGGGCGATCTGCTCAAGGAACAGATGGATAACAACGAATAACGCCACAACCGGGCTGTTGCAAGTCTGCCCTGAAGGACGGATTATGACAAAATCAGAATTGATTGAGATTCTCTCGCAGAAGCAAAGTCAATTAGCCTACAAGGACGTAGAGCTGGCCGTGAAAACCATGCTGGATCACATGGC includes the following:
- the rpsA gene encoding 30S ribosomal protein S1, which gives rise to MWPEAKSNMSESFAQLFEESLNQTQMRPGAIITGTVVDINDDFVVVNAGLKSEGIIPVSQFFGEEGELEVSIGDNVEVALDSVEDGFGETRLSREKAKRAETWTKLEAAHEAGETVTGMITDKVKGGFTVELDHIRAFLPGSLVDVRPVRDTSYLEGKDLEFKVIKLDQRRNNVVVSRRAVVEEEGGAEREAILENMQEGAVVKGVVKNLTDYGAFVDLGGVDGLLHITDMAWKRVKHPSEIVQVGDEIEVKVLKFDRERMRVSLGLKQMGDDPWVDISRRYPEGTRLFGKVTNIADYGCFVELEEGVEGLVHVSEMDWTNKNIHPSKVVQLGDEVEVMVLDIDEERRRISLGMKQCQENPWEAFAAEHNKNDKVSGTIKSITDFGIFIGLDGGIDGLVHLSDISWNVPGEEAVRNYKKGDEIEAVVLSVDPERERISLGVKQMDKDPFSNFLAENAKGSVVKGTITEVDPKGATIDLGDGIEGYLRASEISQDRVEDARSVLKEGETVEAKFTGVDRKNRQISLSIKAIDSDAEKAAMKDYSGSTGATTTLGDLLKEQMDNNE